One stretch of Jiangella gansuensis DSM 44835 DNA includes these proteins:
- a CDS encoding ATP-binding cassette domain-containing protein, with protein MKAAIEARGLRKHYRGADHPALDGFDLTVQAGTVCALLGRNGAGKTTAVRVLTTLLAMDDGTATVAGRDVRSDGAGVRRAMGLVGQHAAVDEILPGRANLVLFGRLNGLSKAAARARADELIARFGLDEAAGRPVATYSGGMRRRLDLAASLVVPPSVLFVDEPTTGLDPDARREVWATVRRLVDDGVTVLLTTQYLDEADALADHVAMLRDGKIVLEGSPAELTSLVGQTTVVLRLATGESAELAVRVAAPHAVGVVSTTGTAVAVPVPDAVAVTRVCGALAAAGVEPVEVTVRQPTLDDVFVHVNRATEEAAR; from the coding sequence GTGAAAGCAGCCATCGAGGCACGGGGGCTCCGCAAGCACTACCGCGGCGCGGACCACCCGGCCCTGGACGGTTTCGACCTGACGGTGCAGGCGGGCACGGTCTGCGCGTTGTTGGGCCGCAACGGTGCCGGCAAGACGACGGCGGTGCGAGTCCTGACCACGTTGCTGGCCATGGACGACGGGACGGCGACGGTGGCCGGACGCGACGTGCGGTCCGACGGTGCCGGCGTGCGACGGGCGATGGGCCTGGTCGGACAGCACGCGGCAGTCGACGAGATCCTGCCCGGCCGGGCCAACCTGGTCCTCTTCGGCCGGTTGAACGGGCTGTCAAAGGCAGCGGCGAGAGCCCGCGCGGACGAGCTCATCGCCCGGTTCGGCCTGGACGAGGCCGCGGGCCGTCCGGTCGCGACCTACTCCGGCGGAATGCGTCGCCGGCTCGACCTGGCCGCGAGCCTGGTCGTGCCGCCGTCCGTGTTGTTCGTCGACGAGCCGACCACCGGCCTGGACCCCGATGCCCGGCGCGAGGTGTGGGCCACCGTGCGCCGCCTCGTCGACGACGGTGTCACGGTGCTGCTCACCACGCAGTACCTGGACGAGGCCGACGCGCTCGCCGACCACGTCGCCATGCTCCGGGACGGAAAGATCGTCCTGGAGGGCAGCCCGGCCGAGCTGACGTCACTGGTGGGCCAGACCACGGTGGTCCTGCGGCTGGCCACCGGGGAATCGGCCGAACTGGCCGTCAGGGTGGCCGCGCCCCACGCCGTCGGAGTCGTGTCGACGACGGGAACGGCGGTCGCGGTGCCGGTGCCCGACGCCGTCGCCGTCACCCGGGTGTGTGGCGCGCTGGCGGCCGCCGGGGTCGAACCGGTCGAGGTCACCGTCCGCCAGCCCACGCTCGACGACGTCTTCGTCCACGTCAACCGCGCCACAGAGGAGGCCGCACGATGA
- a CDS encoding TetR/AcrR family transcriptional regulator, with translation MPSNTPRPTDPTRLVRLLWEPSDRPGRSGLTKRSIVENAIAIADAEGLGALTMRRAAERLGAGAMSLYTHVPGKPELVELMLDTVVTEVYADGRLPGDHDDWRAGLRHIAERNWQHHLRHPWTVEVLPGRPVVGPGVTAKYEHELAPLDGIGLSDVEMDQLLCGLLALVEATARQQVGLDRVRAGTGDLDWWSAVGPALGQAMHGHSFPLADRVGTATGEATGAGDPLASMRLTVDHLISGLERRLS, from the coding sequence GTGCCCTCGAACACACCGCGCCCGACCGACCCCACCCGCCTGGTCCGGCTGCTGTGGGAGCCGTCGGACCGGCCCGGCCGCAGCGGCCTGACCAAGCGGTCCATCGTCGAGAACGCCATCGCCATCGCCGACGCCGAAGGGCTCGGCGCGCTGACCATGCGGCGGGCGGCCGAGCGCCTCGGCGCCGGAGCGATGTCGCTGTACACGCACGTGCCCGGAAAGCCGGAACTGGTGGAGCTCATGCTCGACACCGTCGTCACCGAGGTCTACGCCGACGGCCGGTTGCCCGGCGATCACGACGACTGGCGGGCCGGGCTGCGCCACATCGCCGAGCGCAACTGGCAGCACCACCTGCGCCATCCCTGGACGGTAGAGGTCCTGCCCGGCCGGCCGGTCGTCGGGCCGGGCGTCACCGCCAAGTACGAGCACGAACTGGCGCCCCTCGACGGCATCGGCCTGTCCGACGTCGAGATGGATCAGCTGCTCTGCGGACTCCTGGCCCTGGTCGAGGCCACCGCCCGGCAACAGGTCGGACTCGACCGGGTCCGCGCGGGCACCGGCGACCTCGACTGGTGGTCCGCGGTCGGCCCGGCGCTGGGCCAGGCCATGCACGGACACAGCTTCCCGCTGGCCGACCGGGTGGGCACCGCGACCGGCGAGGCCACCGGAGCCGGGGATCCGCTCGCCTCGATGCGCCTCACCGTCGACCACCTGATCTCCGGCCTCGAGCGCCGCCTCAGCTGA
- a CDS encoding phospholipase D-like domain-containing protein codes for MTVLLRRRIARSLALATVAAALIAPAPVLAEDGARAGEHDDGRPCRDAARAPVTTGVVVNNPVAGDGDAIVRRICGMVHQAPNGSLIRIAHFVISGTSGQDFVDALVAAHRRGVNVQVVLDGWQVTNAAVTALRAELGTDRTQRSWLHVCTGLSPEGNTAACIGTKGQHNKFYLFSETGGAADVVVQSSANFTDLNTTTYWNNATTVVGSRELYDAYGSYFDDLAAERRTDDYDRAVTTRVRGGTVTAHFFPIADGDPVVDHLARVSCSTPTTIRIGMSEWDTHRIGIAQRLVELAGSGCRVSIVHGPMDDDVRELLSSAPGVELHALDDGGALPGRIHSKYLLVEGEVDGRPGARWTLTGSPNFNTTSLRRNDEAMLVTDLKPVYARYRANFDAMVTATRD; via the coding sequence ATGACCGTCCTACTACGACGCCGCATCGCCCGTTCCCTCGCCCTGGCCACCGTCGCGGCGGCGCTGATCGCGCCCGCCCCGGTGCTCGCCGAAGACGGCGCCCGCGCCGGCGAACACGACGACGGCCGGCCATGCCGCGATGCCGCACGAGCCCCAGTGACCACCGGCGTCGTGGTCAACAACCCGGTAGCCGGTGACGGCGACGCGATCGTGCGGCGGATCTGCGGCATGGTGCACCAGGCCCCCAACGGGTCGCTGATCCGGATCGCGCACTTCGTCATCTCCGGAACCAGCGGCCAGGACTTCGTCGACGCACTCGTCGCCGCGCATCGCCGTGGCGTGAACGTGCAGGTGGTGCTGGACGGCTGGCAGGTGACCAACGCGGCGGTCACGGCGCTACGGGCCGAGCTCGGCACCGACCGGACGCAGCGGTCGTGGCTGCATGTCTGCACCGGCCTGTCGCCTGAGGGGAACACCGCCGCCTGCATCGGCACGAAGGGCCAGCACAACAAGTTCTACCTGTTCTCCGAGACCGGCGGCGCCGCGGACGTCGTCGTCCAGTCGTCGGCCAACTTCACCGACCTCAACACGACGACCTACTGGAACAACGCGACCACCGTCGTGGGGAGCCGGGAGCTGTACGACGCCTACGGCTCATACTTCGACGACCTGGCCGCGGAGCGGCGCACGGACGACTATGACCGCGCGGTCACAACCAGGGTTCGGGGCGGCACCGTCACAGCGCACTTCTTCCCCATCGCCGACGGCGACCCGGTGGTGGATCACCTCGCCCGCGTGAGTTGCAGCACGCCCACGACCATCCGGATCGGCATGTCCGAGTGGGACACCCATCGGATCGGGATCGCGCAGCGCCTGGTCGAGCTGGCCGGTTCCGGCTGCCGGGTCTCGATCGTGCACGGTCCTATGGACGACGACGTGCGCGAGCTGCTGTCGTCGGCTCCCGGCGTCGAGCTACACGCCCTCGACGACGGCGGCGCGCTGCCCGGGCGCATCCACTCGAAGTACCTGCTCGTGGAGGGCGAGGTCGACGGCCGTCCGGGGGCCCGCTGGACGCTGACCGGCAGCCCGAACTTCAACACCACCTCGCTGCGTCGCAACGACGAAGCGATGCTGGTCACGGACCTCAAGCCGGTGTACGCCCGCTACCGCGCCAACTTCGATGCCATGGTCACCGCCACCCGCGACTGA
- a CDS encoding alpha-galactosidase, with product MDDRIVLLTRAGVSLVLDLATPGLPRVAHWGAAIDGLDDAALAALRVAAQPTRRRGSPREPAAPTLLPAQADGWVGRPGIAGSRDRAWPHLRLVAADVTVDGASVRVRSRDEAAQVSVVSELDLDASGVLTVRHTLTNDGDTAWSVGGVRAVLPVPDHADELLHFTGRWSLEKAPQREPFVPGLRSMETRRGRTGHASTGLLIAGTAGFGYGSGEVWSVHAGWSGWTVHDAERLPEGWSTLGAGELLADGEVVLAPGESYATPVVYFGYAEDGLDGLAHRLHTHLRARPGHPSTPRPLVLNTWEAVYFDHDVDRMARLADAAAAVGVERFVVDDGWFLGRRDDGAGLGDWYVDPDVWPKGLHPLVDHVRSLGMQFGLWVEPEMANPRSRLAEEHPDWLLYGPDRAPREWRNQHVVDVAHPDAYAYLLERLDALVGEYAIDYLKWDHNRDLLEAVHDGHAGVHEQTAAVYRLLDELRSRYPKLEIESCSSGGARVDLGVIQRTDRVWASDTNDPLDRQSIQRWTQQLLPPELVGAHVGPARTHVTGRVTSLELRCATALFGHSGIEWDITECDEAELATLTEWAATYKRLRPLLHTGRVVRAEDTDAPRLLHGVVGDGHAVFSYVTLATLRTDIPPRLRLPGLDPDVTYRVSVLPALSSPSPRFGIEPPWMADGGIELPGRVLAAVGLHAPMLQPEQVLTIELTSTPLLETCAR from the coding sequence ATGGACGACCGCATCGTGCTGTTGACGCGCGCTGGCGTGAGCCTCGTGCTCGACCTGGCGACGCCGGGGCTACCGCGAGTGGCGCACTGGGGTGCCGCCATCGACGGTCTGGACGACGCCGCGCTCGCAGCCCTCCGCGTCGCCGCTCAGCCAACCCGGCGCCGCGGGTCGCCGCGGGAACCGGCGGCACCGACCCTGCTGCCGGCGCAGGCGGACGGATGGGTCGGGCGGCCCGGCATCGCGGGCAGCCGGGACCGCGCGTGGCCGCACCTGCGGCTCGTCGCCGCCGACGTAACCGTCGACGGTGCGTCGGTGCGGGTGCGCTCCCGCGACGAGGCAGCCCAGGTGTCGGTGGTCAGCGAGCTGGACCTGGACGCGTCCGGGGTGCTGACCGTGCGGCACACGCTGACCAACGACGGCGACACCGCGTGGTCCGTGGGCGGGGTGCGCGCCGTGCTGCCGGTGCCCGACCACGCCGACGAGCTGCTGCACTTCACCGGCCGATGGAGCCTGGAAAAAGCGCCGCAGCGCGAACCGTTCGTGCCCGGCCTGCGGTCCATGGAGACCCGCCGTGGCCGCACCGGCCATGCCAGCACCGGCCTGCTGATCGCCGGGACGGCGGGCTTCGGCTACGGCTCCGGCGAGGTCTGGTCGGTGCACGCCGGCTGGAGCGGCTGGACCGTCCACGACGCCGAGCGGCTGCCCGAGGGCTGGTCCACGCTAGGCGCCGGTGAGCTGCTCGCCGACGGCGAGGTCGTGCTCGCGCCGGGGGAGTCGTACGCCACCCCGGTGGTGTACTTCGGCTACGCCGAGGACGGCCTCGACGGGCTGGCGCACCGGCTGCACACGCACCTGCGGGCCCGCCCCGGGCACCCGTCGACCCCACGGCCACTGGTGCTGAACACCTGGGAAGCGGTCTACTTCGACCACGACGTCGACAGGATGGCGCGGCTGGCCGATGCCGCCGCAGCCGTCGGGGTCGAGCGGTTCGTCGTCGACGACGGCTGGTTCCTCGGCCGCCGCGACGACGGCGCCGGGCTCGGCGACTGGTACGTCGACCCCGACGTGTGGCCCAAGGGCCTGCACCCCCTGGTCGACCACGTGCGGTCGCTGGGCATGCAGTTCGGGCTGTGGGTCGAGCCGGAGATGGCCAACCCGCGCTCCCGGCTGGCCGAGGAGCACCCGGACTGGCTGCTGTACGGCCCCGATCGCGCCCCGCGCGAGTGGCGCAACCAGCACGTCGTCGACGTCGCCCATCCCGACGCCTACGCCTACCTACTGGAACGCCTGGACGCGCTGGTCGGCGAGTACGCCATCGACTACCTCAAGTGGGACCACAACCGCGACCTGCTGGAGGCGGTGCACGACGGGCACGCCGGCGTGCACGAGCAGACCGCCGCGGTGTACCGGCTCCTCGACGAACTGCGCTCACGGTATCCGAAGCTGGAGATCGAGTCCTGCTCGTCCGGCGGCGCGCGGGTCGACCTCGGGGTCATCCAACGCACCGACCGGGTGTGGGCGTCGGACACGAACGATCCCCTCGACCGCCAGTCGATCCAGCGCTGGACCCAGCAGCTGCTGCCGCCGGAGCTGGTCGGCGCGCACGTCGGGCCGGCGCGCACCCACGTCACCGGCCGGGTCACCAGCTTGGAGCTGCGCTGCGCCACCGCCCTGTTCGGCCACTCCGGCATCGAATGGGACATCACCGAATGCGACGAGGCGGAGCTCGCGACCCTCACCGAATGGGCCGCCACCTACAAGCGGCTGCGTCCGCTGCTGCACACCGGGCGCGTCGTGCGGGCCGAGGACACGGACGCTCCGCGGCTGCTGCACGGTGTGGTCGGTGACGGGCACGCGGTGTTCAGCTACGTCACCCTGGCGACCCTGCGCACGGACATTCCGCCCCGGCTGCGGCTGCCCGGCCTCGACCCCGACGTCACCTACCGGGTGAGTGTGCTACCCGCGTTGAGCAGCCCGTCGCCGCGGTTCGGGATCGAGCCTCCCTGGATGGCCGACGGCGGCATCGAGCTGCCCGGCCGGGTGCTGGCGGCGGTCGGGCTCCACGCACCGATGCTGCAACCTGAGCAAGTGCTGACGATCGAACTGACCTCCACGCCACTTCTGGAGACTTGTGCACGCTAA
- a CDS encoding dihydrodipicolinate synthase family protein, producing MTTDTPDEFELWAATPTPFRADQSLAAEVVPAQARQLRRLGIDGAFVGGTTGESMALTVDERAELITAWAKERGDGLLLGAHVGDLSVVDARRLARHAADAGVDMIAAVAPFYGEPPSVGAIVDYLAEIAAAAPDVPLCYYHIPSMTGLRAAPSAVVAEAAGLIPSLTSVKFTDGDLLEFIRTREAAENVRVYFGRDELLPAAVACGATGAIGSLYNLLAPVARQVRASVLAGDIERALALHRPFREIAAVADRWGSIVVVKELINRFGPDAGPARTPWGRLSGEAQAAVDALLTSLRAVVSPTTDGVGSV from the coding sequence ATGACCACTGACACCCCGGACGAGTTCGAGCTCTGGGCGGCGACGCCCACCCCGTTCCGGGCCGACCAGAGCCTGGCAGCTGAGGTGGTCCCCGCACAGGCCAGGCAGCTGCGCCGGCTCGGCATCGATGGTGCGTTCGTCGGCGGGACCACGGGCGAGTCGATGGCCTTGACGGTCGACGAACGGGCCGAGCTGATCACCGCCTGGGCGAAGGAGCGCGGCGACGGGCTCCTGCTCGGTGCCCATGTGGGCGACCTGAGCGTGGTCGACGCGCGCCGGCTGGCGCGGCACGCGGCGGACGCCGGGGTGGACATGATCGCCGCGGTGGCCCCGTTCTACGGCGAGCCGCCGTCCGTCGGTGCGATCGTCGACTACCTGGCCGAGATCGCCGCGGCCGCGCCGGACGTACCGCTGTGCTACTACCACATCCCGTCCATGACCGGGCTGCGTGCGGCGCCGTCCGCCGTCGTCGCCGAGGCGGCGGGCCTCATCCCGAGCCTCACCTCGGTCAAGTTCACCGACGGCGACCTGCTGGAGTTCATCCGCACCCGGGAGGCCGCCGAGAACGTCCGCGTGTACTTCGGCCGCGACGAGCTCTTGCCGGCCGCCGTGGCGTGCGGGGCGACCGGCGCCATCGGCAGCCTCTACAACCTGCTTGCGCCAGTGGCCCGGCAGGTGCGCGCGAGCGTCCTGGCCGGTGACATCGAGCGGGCCCTGGCGCTGCACCGGCCGTTCCGTGAGATCGCCGCCGTCGCGGACCGGTGGGGCTCGATCGTCGTCGTGAAGGAGCTCATCAACCGGTTCGGCCCCGATGCCGGCCCGGCCCGTACGCCGTGGGGCCGGCTGAGCGGCGAGGCGCAGGCAGCGGTCGACGCGCTTCTCACGTCGCTGCGCGCGGTGGTGTCACCCACGACGGACGGTGTCGGTTCGGTCTGA
- a CDS encoding carbohydrate ABC transporter permease — translation MTTATTPAAATAAPPRPANKGSGRRWWLSAGGVLITVVYLLPVYWMLATSFKDSADIFATPPQLFPSPISLTSYTETVANHSGIGRGLLNSAVIGVGTTLVTLAVAVPAAYALARLKIRFVPLLMLLFLVVQMIPAVNIALPMFVIFSRMDLVNSYAGLILANCSLAIPLAITVLRPYFLSVPGEVIDAAKVDGCTTWSAFLRIALPVSLPGVVTVTVISFLGAWGEFVFGLALASDESMQPITVVLAGLTNSFGTRWNDLMAVSAVVALPIIVLFVFLQRYIVGGLTAGASKS, via the coding sequence ATGACGACGGCCACGACCCCGGCGGCCGCCACCGCGGCACCGCCCCGCCCGGCCAACAAAGGGTCCGGACGTCGCTGGTGGCTCAGCGCCGGTGGCGTACTGATCACCGTCGTGTACCTCCTGCCCGTGTACTGGATGCTGGCGACGTCGTTCAAGGACTCCGCGGACATCTTCGCCACGCCGCCGCAGCTGTTCCCGTCGCCGATCAGCCTGACGTCCTACACCGAGACAGTGGCCAACCACTCCGGCATCGGGCGAGGCCTGCTCAACAGCGCGGTCATCGGGGTCGGCACGACCCTGGTGACGCTCGCGGTGGCGGTGCCGGCGGCCTACGCCCTGGCCCGGCTCAAGATCAGGTTCGTGCCGCTGCTCATGCTGCTGTTCCTGGTGGTGCAGATGATCCCGGCGGTGAACATCGCGCTGCCGATGTTCGTCATCTTCAGCCGGATGGACCTGGTGAACAGCTACGCCGGCTTGATCCTGGCGAACTGTTCGCTCGCGATCCCGCTGGCGATCACGGTGTTGCGGCCCTACTTCCTCTCCGTGCCCGGCGAAGTGATCGACGCGGCCAAGGTCGACGGCTGCACCACGTGGTCGGCGTTCCTGCGCATCGCCCTGCCGGTGTCGCTGCCTGGCGTGGTCACCGTAACCGTCATCAGCTTCCTCGGCGCCTGGGGCGAGTTCGTGTTCGGGCTCGCGCTGGCCTCGGACGAGTCGATGCAGCCCATCACGGTCGTCCTGGCCGGGCTGACGAACTCCTTCGGCACCCGGTGGAACGACCTGATGGCGGTCTCGGCCGTCGTCGCGCTGCCGATCATCGTCCTCTTCGTCTTCCTGCAGCGCTACATCGTCGGCGGGCTCACCGCCGGCGCCAGCAAGAGTTGA
- a CDS encoding carbohydrate ABC transporter permease — MTQTETRDAAAAARSGRGRGGRRPGDRSGGRGRGPGRWTVYLFVVPAVVFVAATVLYPLIFNIDLSFRDVGVAQIVAGDAEWVGWENYADQLGRSAFWHALVTSLLYTGLAVAFAFGLGMALAVYFNQRFPGRNVMRSLLLLAWILPTVVSANVWRWMLDGSYGLLNTVLEAIGLIDGDMFWLARPVPALFAVVFATAWSFTPFVMILLLAGLQSIPEQLYEAAKIDGAGAWRRFASVTMPLLRPVNLTALLLCFIYTFKTFDTVFLMTRGGPGEATMILPIYAYNEAFQFFRFDTGAVSTTLMLVVPLGLSILYFRYLRKEETA; from the coding sequence GTGACGCAGACGGAAACGCGGGACGCCGCGGCCGCCGCCCGGAGCGGCCGCGGCCGCGGCGGCCGCCGCCCGGGCGACCGGAGCGGAGGCCGCGGTCGCGGTCCCGGCCGGTGGACGGTCTATCTGTTCGTCGTACCCGCGGTCGTCTTCGTCGCGGCGACCGTGCTGTATCCGCTGATCTTCAACATCGACCTGAGCTTCCGCGACGTCGGCGTGGCACAGATCGTGGCCGGCGACGCCGAATGGGTCGGCTGGGAGAACTACGCCGACCAGCTCGGCCGTAGCGCGTTCTGGCACGCGCTGGTCACGTCGCTGCTCTACACCGGGCTTGCGGTGGCGTTCGCGTTCGGACTCGGGATGGCGCTGGCGGTGTACTTCAACCAGCGCTTCCCAGGACGCAACGTCATGCGCTCGCTGCTGCTGCTCGCCTGGATCCTGCCCACGGTCGTCAGCGCCAACGTGTGGCGGTGGATGCTCGACGGCAGCTACGGGCTGCTGAACACGGTGCTCGAGGCGATCGGGCTCATCGACGGCGACATGTTCTGGCTGGCGCGGCCGGTCCCGGCGCTGTTCGCGGTGGTGTTCGCGACGGCGTGGTCGTTCACCCCGTTCGTCATGATCCTGCTCCTGGCCGGCTTGCAGAGCATCCCGGAGCAGCTCTACGAGGCCGCCAAGATCGACGGAGCCGGAGCGTGGCGGCGCTTCGCCAGCGTGACCATGCCGCTGCTGCGGCCGGTCAACCTGACCGCGCTGCTGCTCTGCTTCATCTACACCTTCAAGACCTTCGACACCGTGTTCCTGATGACCCGCGGCGGGCCGGGTGAGGCGACCATGATCCTGCCGATCTACGCCTACAACGAGGCCTTCCAGTTCTTCCGGTTCGACACCGGCGCCGTCTCGACGACGCTCATGCTGGTGGTGCCGCTGGGCCTGTCCATCCTCTACTTCCGCTACCTGCGTAAGGAGGAGACGGCATGA